Part of the Sinomonas atrocyanea genome is shown below.
GGTGGGGTCGAACATGTCGGCCTGCTGGGAGATCACGACCGTGCGGTCGTGGCGCTGCTTCGCCTGGGCGAAGGTCTGGCGGACCTCGGCGATGTCCGCCGCCGTGCGGGAACGCACCTCCGCGGCCTGCTCGGGGGTCTCGGCGGTCTTGCCGAGACCCGTCCACGGCTGGGAGGCGTTGTTGCTGCCCGGGACGTTGATCGCCGCGATCGCCACGCGGTTCCTGGTGAAGGACACGTTCTCGGGCACGCCGAGGGCTGCCTGGCTCGCGACCGGCATCGTGGCCCCGAGCGTCGTGCCTGGGGTGCTGAAGAACATCTGGCGGATCTTCGCGAGGCGCTCGAGCGGGTTGTAGGCGCCGTTGTTGGTTCGGTGGCAGTCCGTCCACTCGTTGTCGCCCGGCGTGTACACGAGCGGGTGGGTGAACGCGTCGAAATCCGCCCGGATCTGGGCGAAGTACGCGTCCGAGCACACGGTCGAGCCGTTCTTGATGTCGCCGACGTGGATCACGAAGTCCAGGGACGTGTCCGCGTTGAGCTGGGCGACGTGGGCGGGGAAGTCCGCGAGGGCTGCCGCACCGTAGGGGGTGTCGCCGATGACAGCGAAGCTGAAGGCGGGGTTGGGCGCCGGGGCGGTCGCCGCGGGCGCGGCGGAGGCCGGGGCGGCGAGGCCCGCCGAGGGCAGGACGGACGCTGCGGCAGACGCGAGGGCGACCGCGGCGGCTGCGGCCGCGAGGCGGGCGCACGAACGGCGGGCGCGCGAACGGTCAGAGCGCAAACGGTGAGTCTGGGCGGGCATGGCGCTTCTTCCTCTGCAGGGCTGGCTGGACAGGGGCAGGCTAGCCAGCCGAGGTGCTGCAGGGGCGTCGCGCAGGTGTACGGCGGGAGAACAGCGTCTGCGCAGGCGTGACGGGGCGGTCAGCCGACGCGGTCCAGGGCCGTGGCCGCGTCGATCGTGGCCTGGCCGAGGACGCGCGTGCCCTGGTACAGGACCACCGTCTGCCCCGGGGCGACCCCGCGCAGGGGCGCGTCGAGGGTGAGATGCAGGACGGGGCCCGGCACGCCGTCAGCAGGCTCGCCCTCAGCAGGCCCGCCGTCGGCCGGGTCACCGCCGGCCGTCCCGCCGCTGGCCGGGTCACCGCCGGCCGGCTCGACCCGGGCACGGGCCGGCACCGGGTCACCGTGGGCACGGACCTGGGCCTCGCAGGCGAACTCCTCCCCGGCCTCCGCCCCGGCCGGCGGCAGGCCGGCCCACGAGAGGCGGATTCCGCGGATCCACTCGACTGCGAGGAGCTTCTCCGGCCCCACGACGACCGTGGCGTCCTTGGGCCGGATCTCGAGGACGAAGCGCGGCTTCCCATCGGGCGCCGGGCGGC
Proteins encoded:
- a CDS encoding metallophosphoesterase family protein, which gives rise to MRSDRSRARRSCARLAAAAAAVALASAAASVLPSAGLAAPASAAPAATAPAPNPAFSFAVIGDTPYGAAALADFPAHVAQLNADTSLDFVIHVGDIKNGSTVCSDAYFAQIRADFDAFTHPLVYTPGDNEWTDCHRTNNGAYNPLERLAKIRQMFFSTPGTTLGATMPVASQAALGVPENVSFTRNRVAIAAINVPGSNNASQPWTGLGKTAETPEQAAEVRSRTAADIAEVRQTFAQAKQRHDRTVVISQQADMFDPTYTPTPEDISAFTPLVQALVDEASAFDGEVYLFNGDSHVYNSDRPLAAGSAWLARYGVQGTADNLTRVTVDGSSNATDYLKVDVAADGAAGKGQPVLSWRRVPFTQ